One Archocentrus centrarchus isolate MPI-CPG fArcCen1 chromosome 10, fArcCen1, whole genome shotgun sequence genomic region harbors:
- the LOC115786468 gene encoding uncharacterized protein K02A2.6-like, which translates to MEMVTTGRFPAAKDAGELSPYLQRRHDLTVQHGCLMWGLRVIVPPKLRPRVLTELHSAHPGVVRMKSLARSYVWWPSIDSQIEHQAKSCHSCQRVQKDPGLAPLHPWMWPSSPWERIHVDFAGPFEGHMYLVIVDAHSKWPEVHIMDSTTSSKTIQVLRGLFSRYGIPHSLVSDNGPQFCSEEFSTFLKANGVKHIRSAPYHPASNGLAERFVQTFKHALKSSRGTTPVQQRLDTFLLTYRNTPHATTKESPAMLFIGRKLRSRLDFLKPSMAGTVHQSQEAQQQRRQLHSKQRQFELGEPVLVRDYRRGEDKWTQAVVIEKTGPVSYKVHVGTQGVWKRHVDQMLTRPESDPPETAGSFPVSCPLSLPQTTTPDPNTPQQKEDTDTVPHTPHAPPKTPKTLKTPQSTEMTHTEHSETTGTVRRYPVRITRPPVRYRDQ; encoded by the coding sequence ATGGAAATGGTCACAACTGGTCGTTTTCCAGCTGCAAAGGACGCAGGTGAGCTGTCTCCCTATCTCCAGCGCCGCCATGATCTCACTGTGCAGCACGGATGCCTTATGTGGGGGTTGAGAGTGATTGTGCCACCCAAACTGCGCCCCCGGGTGCTGACAGAGCTACACTCAGCACACCCAGGTGTAGTAAGGATGAAGAGCTTAGCTCGTAGCTACGTTTGGTGGCCCAGCATCGACTCCCAGATCGAGCACCAAGCAAAATCATGCCACTCATGTCAACGAGTGCAGAAAGACCCTGGCCTAGCACCCTTACACCCATGGATGTGGCCATCCAGTCCTTGGGAACGGATACATGTGGACTTTGCAGGTCCATTTGAAGGGCACATGTACCTGGTCATAGTGGACGCACACTCCAAATGGCCCGAGGTGCACATCATGGATAGCACCACATCCAGCAAAACCATCCAAGTGCTTAGGGGACTTTTTAGTCGCTATGGCATTCCACACAGTCTTGTAAGCGACAACGGCCctcagttctgctctgaagaattcAGCACGTTTCTGAAAGCCAATGGAGTCAAACACATTCGCTCAGCACCATACCACCCTGCCTCCAATGGCTTGGCAGAGCGATTTGTGCAAACCTTCAAGCACGCTCTGAAATCTTCCAGAGGAACTACACCAGTGCAGCAGCGTCTGGATACGTTCCTCCTGACCTACCGTAACACCCCCCATGCAACAACCAAGGAAAGCCCTGCAATGCTGTTCATCGGACGCAAGCTGCGTTCTCGACTGGATTTCCTGAAACCAAGTATGGCTGGAACAGTGCACCAGTCACAAGAGGCTCAACAGCAACGACGCCAGCTACACTCTAAACAGAGACAGTTTGAACTTGGTGAGCCAGTGCTCGTGCGTGATTATAGGAGGGGGGAGGATAAGTGGACGCAAGCTGTGGTGATCGAGAAGACCGGACCAGTGTCCTACAAGGTACATGTGGGAACACAAGGGGTCTGGAAGCGTCATGTGGACCAGATGCTGACTCGGCCCGAGTCAGACCCACCAGAGACTGCAGGGAGTTTTCCTGTGAGTTGTCCACTGTCACTTCCTCAGACAACCACACCTGACCCAAATACACCTCAACAGAAGGAGGATACTGATACAgtgccacacacaccacatgcaccaccaaaaacacccaaaacactcaagacaccacagtccacagaaatgacacacacagaacattcaGAGACAACAGGGACTGTACGACGATATCCTGTGAGGATCACACGTCCGCCGGTACGTTACAGGGATCAGTAA